CTCAGTAATGGTATTCATAACGCCACAATTTTGTTTGCTAAAGAACTCCATTGGGAACCAATTCTGTTCTTTGCTCAAGGTGTCATTTATCTAGCACCACCAGATAATGAAACTCCAGAAATTCAAAAACTTCAAGAATTTATTTGGATTCAAGTGAGTGGAGTCTTAGCGAGTAAAATGATGGGCGGAGATATTGGTTTTAAGCGAGATGGCAAAGGCTTAAAAGTTGCACCGCAAACCTTGGAATTATTCTCTCCAGCAGAACTTATTCCCAAATTACCGCGAGTCATTGAAGTTAAAGTCGCCAATAGTAAAGACCCCGCAACACCCAAACGTTTGGAGAAGTTACCTTTAACTGAAACTGAACGAGAATTTCTCAGCAAAGGTGCAGATATTCGAGCCGATCGCATTGCCGAATTTATTTTTCTAACCCAAAAAGAGTTTTTTGCTGAGTCTCCAGAGTACATAAACTGGATGCTTAACACTCTGGGAATTAGTAACGAAATATCACCAGAACAAACACAAGTCCAAGCAGGAGGTGTAAATTATGGATGGTATCATGCTGCTGCTTATTATGTTGCATCTCATGCGTCTTTAAAACCAGAAGATGTATCGGAATCTATTGAAAGATGGGCAGAAAATTTAGCAATTTGGGCAAGTGAAAATAACTTACTTCTCTCACACTCAAGTCCTATCCGCGATATTTTCTATGATTACTTAACTCAATATCTAGAAGTCCAAGGATGGGATAGCGATCGCACCTCATTTGATACTGAATTTACCGCTTATGCCAATGCCAAAACAAAGATAGCAAAACAACCTATTTGTTCTTTAAGTTCGGGTGAATTCACCTCGGAAGACCAAATGGATTCGGTAGTTTTATTTAAGCCACAGCAATATAGCAATAAAAACACTCTTGGAGGGAGACAAATCAAACGAGGTATTTCCAAAATATGGGCTTTGGAAATGTTACTCAGACAAGCTTTTTGGTCAGTACCAGCAGGAAAGCTAGAAGAACAACAACCCGTCTTTTTATATATCTTCCCTGCTTATGTCTATTCTCCTCAAACTGCTGCTGCTATTAAGTTGTTAGTTAACAACATGAAGTCCATCAATTTGTGGGATGTCCGCAAGCAGTGGCTGGAGAATAAGATGGATATTCATGCTTTGCAATCCGTTGCTTGGTTAAGTCATGAAGCAAATTTAGGACGCTTTGAAAAGGATAAATATGCGAGAGAAGACTTGCCTTTTATGGCAATGAACTACACGACAACACGAGGAAAAACACTCACCGATGCATGGGTACAACCTGCTTTTCTTGCTTTATCGCTTCCCGTATTGCTAGGAGTCAAGGTGATAGCAACCAGTAGTTCCGTTCCGCTTTATGACAGCGATAGTGATTTTAAAGAATCAATAGTTCTTGATGCACCCGCGTCATTTTGGAATTTACTTGGATTGTCTAATTCATTGCGAATTCAAGATTTTCAAAATGCAATGCAGCGACTTTTGATTGCATACAGCCTGCATTTGGAAACTCGTGGTTCTTTACAAGATGCTAGATGGCGAGATTTGATTAAAACAGTTAGGGAGGTGACAACAAATGTACTCAATATTTTTTGTCTAGCAGCAGAACGTTTACGACGGGATAAACGAGATCCTAGCCAAGAAGAAGTTAAGCGTTATTGGCAATATGCCCAACTCTGGGTAAAACAAGATGATTCAAACCAAAATGGAGGTGTTTTTCTTATGAAGTTAATGGAAAAGCTAGTGCAGCAATATCGCGTGTTTTATCAAGCAAGTTTGGGGGAATCAAGTCATACAATTTTACTTCCTTTGTCAAAAGCTTTGGAAATGATTTTGTCAGTTCCTCAGCAAGTTGATGTTGACGATCTAATTTTGCAAGCTTCTGGACAAATTCAAGATGCTTTGAAGCGTCAAGAAGTTTACAAACGTCCTTTAATGATGGATAAATCATTGGAGAAAACTAAAAGAGAGGAGCAAGAATTAATGGCGATTCATGCTTTTATGACAACTTGTGTTCGGGAACTATTTCTTGGAATTTATAAAGGCGATCGCGCTTTGCTGCAAGAAAATCGCAACCGGATTAAATCTGGAGCAGAATTTGCTTATCGTTGGTTAGTTTTGCAAGAGAAATCTGCTAAGGTGTCCTAGATTTTTTTAATTCTTGCAAAAGAAAAAATGAATGATTAACCGCAGATGCACGCAGATGCACGCGGATGAGTTTTTGAGTCTTGTCTTAATCTATATTACTAGGAGCACGATCGTGAGCGTTCTTACAACTTTGAAGTCTGAATTTCAATCTGCGTTTCCCCGTTTGGCATCAGGAAAGTATATCCATTTTATCTTGTTACGTCACAGTCAATCGTTCCCTGTATTTCAAACAGATGGAATCCTTAATACTGCACGCACGCAAGGGGGTTTGGGTAATACAGATGAAGGCAAAAAACAAATTAGCCGTTTGGTGATGTTTAAGCGCAAACAAACGACTCCCGAACGACTTGCTGGACGGGAATTACTCCGTGGTTTAAGTCTGACTAGCGCTGATGACACGAATAAGGATAAACACTGTGAATATAATGGCGAGAAATCTTGCAAAAAATGTCCAGATTGTATTATCTATGGATTTGCGATCGGTGACAGTGGTTCCGAACGTTCTAAAGTCTATTCTGATTCAGCTTTTTCCCTGAGTGCTTACGAAGAGTCCCATCGCAGTTTTACATTCAATGCACCCTTTGAAGGTGGAACGATGAGCGAAGCAGGAGAAATGCGAAGCAGTATCAACGAATTAGATCATGTAATTCCAGAAGTGACATTCCCTACAGTGGAAACGCTGCGCGACTCTACCTATGAAGGCTTTATCTACGTTTTGGGTAACTTACTGCGTACTAAAAGATACGGTGCTCAAGAATCGCGCACGGGAACAATGCGAAATTACATTGCTGGAATTGTTTTTGGTGATGGTGAAATTTTTAGTAATTTACATTTCACTCAAGCACTTTACGATGCTTTAAAAGGAGATATCGATGCTCCTATCAGTGATGTTTTACAGCAGGTAGAAACAGTGGCGAATAATTTATTGAATGATGAGCCTGTTCGGAAAACTAAGTTAATTTTTGGTTCTCAGTTAGATGATTTAGTCGGTGAAATTAATG
This genomic interval from Scytonema hofmannii PCC 7110 contains the following:
- the cas10d gene encoding type I-D CRISPR-associated protein Cas10d/Csc3, translating into MSTLLQTLLIETLPEDTDPILRLYIEKLLPPLEREFSVISALGGSYEAHYQVLSLLGDPYAQEKAQRWSSRADQNLLVHVLNGLLTAWNISKYLPQPLSDIEKYLLCLGLTLHDYNKYCNGQGEETPKNWQVEEIIDLCRDLGEKLEFKLFWSEWQDYLPEIAYLAQNTQNKVGTNPYPANWPVPKIKDRRRLGNPLHYLLAFGDIAVHFSDPADIDTQTGGQRLREQLRFLKINKNLVYHRLRDTVGILSNGIHNATILFAKELHWEPILFFAQGVIYLAPPDNETPEIQKLQEFIWIQVSGVLASKMMGGDIGFKRDGKGLKVAPQTLELFSPAELIPKLPRVIEVKVANSKDPATPKRLEKLPLTETEREFLSKGADIRADRIAEFIFLTQKEFFAESPEYINWMLNTLGISNEISPEQTQVQAGGVNYGWYHAAAYYVASHASLKPEDVSESIERWAENLAIWASENNLLLSHSSPIRDIFYDYLTQYLEVQGWDSDRTSFDTEFTAYANAKTKIAKQPICSLSSGEFTSEDQMDSVVLFKPQQYSNKNTLGGRQIKRGISKIWALEMLLRQAFWSVPAGKLEEQQPVFLYIFPAYVYSPQTAAAIKLLVNNMKSINLWDVRKQWLENKMDIHALQSVAWLSHEANLGRFEKDKYAREDLPFMAMNYTTTRGKTLTDAWVQPAFLALSLPVLLGVKVIATSSSVPLYDSDSDFKESIVLDAPASFWNLLGLSNSLRIQDFQNAMQRLLIAYSLHLETRGSLQDARWRDLIKTVREVTTNVLNIFCLAAERLRRDKRDPSQEEVKRYWQYAQLWVKQDDSNQNGGVFLMKLMEKLVQQYRVFYQASLGESSHTILLPLSKALEMILSVPQQVDVDDLILQASGQIQDALKRQEVYKRPLMMDKSLEKTKREEQELMAIHAFMTTCVRELFLGIYKGDRALLQENRNRIKSGAEFAYRWLVLQEKSAKVS
- the cas7d gene encoding type I-D CRISPR-associated protein Cas7/Csc2, giving the protein MSVLTTLKSEFQSAFPRLASGKYIHFILLRHSQSFPVFQTDGILNTARTQGGLGNTDEGKKQISRLVMFKRKQTTPERLAGRELLRGLSLTSADDTNKDKHCEYNGEKSCKKCPDCIIYGFAIGDSGSERSKVYSDSAFSLSAYEESHRSFTFNAPFEGGTMSEAGEMRSSINELDHVIPEVTFPTVETLRDSTYEGFIYVLGNLLRTKRYGAQESRTGTMRNYIAGIVFGDGEIFSNLHFTQALYDALKGDIDAPISDVLQQVETVANNLLNDEPVRKTKLIFGSQLDDLVGEINALYQDEARLLETMTALYGQTKAYAESFGALKKKGK